Proteins from a single region of Apium graveolens cultivar Ventura chromosome 7, ASM990537v1, whole genome shotgun sequence:
- the LOC141673740 gene encoding uncharacterized protein LOC141673740, translating to MKTYNDYLQFGTMPTNNNEARILRMKASRFTIIDGELFKKSSTWLLQRCLKTHDTDMVLRDAHKGECGNHTNGRNLSLKILHLGYYWMTLRPDALDYAKRCDACQRHAPDIHQPSEHLNMSIPSWPFMKWGMDIVGKIPPAPGQKVFMLAMTDYFSKWIEAEAFKQVLSKKCNSKKSTGQTPYSVVYGTEAMLPTEVMIPTARYGLLTSDANNIELSYDKDTVDELREMAKIWLASNQHRVANIYNKHVYIRTFHVGDMVLRKTFQNTMDVMEEKFDDTWEGPYFIDVVVGRGAYQLSSMDGIQVPRSWNALHLKLYHV from the exons ATGAAGACGTACAATGATTACTTGCAATTTGGAACAATGCCAACCAATAATAATGAAGCAAGGATTCTCAGGATGAAGGCGTCAAGGTTTACAATTATAGATGGGGAATTATTCAAAAAATCTTCCACGTGGCTGCTACAGAGATGTCTAAAAACGCATGATACAGACATGGTGCTAAGGGATGCGCACAAAGGAGAATGTGGGAATCACACTAATGGAAGAAATCTGTCGTTAAAAATTTTACACTTGGGTTATTATTGGATGACACTAAGACCGGATGCCCTAGATTATGCAAAAAGATGTGACGCCTGCCAACGACATGCACCTGACATACATCAACCGTCTGAGCATCTTAACATGTCCATTCCATCTTGGCCTTTCATGAAGTGGGGAATGGATATCGTGGGAAAAATACCACCCGCACCAGGACAGAAGGTGTTTATGCTGGCCATGACTGATTATTTCTCAAAATGGATTGAAGCAGAGGCGTTCAAGCAAGTGTTGTCAAAGAAG TGCAACTCCAAAAAATCTACAGGACAGACGCCTTACAGTGTAGTCTATGGCACTGAAGCTATGTTACCAACAGAGGTCATGATACCAACAGCAAGATATGGGCTCTTGACAAGTGACGCGAACAACATAGAATTGTCATACGACAAAGACACTGTGGACGAATTACGAGAGATGGCAAAAATTTGGTTAGCTTCTAATCAACATAGGGTGGCCAATATCTACAACAAACATGTTTATATAAGAACTTTCCATGTTGGTGACATGGTGTTGAGAAAAACATTCCAGAACACTATGGAcgtgatggaagagaaatttgATGACACTTGGGAAGGCCCTTACTTCATTGATGTCGTCGTTGGACGTGGGGCTTACCAGTTGTCAAGTATGGACGGGATACAAGTACCAAGAAGCTGGAACGCTTTGCATCTAAAACTTTATCACGTGTAA